From a region of the Stenotrophomonas sp. BIO128-Bstrain genome:
- a CDS encoding SDR family NAD(P)-dependent oxidoreductase: MSKEISFENKVIVVTGSGRGLGRAYAVEFARRGAKVVINDFGGSRVGEGSSTTPAEEAVAELLALGAEAVANYDDISQEAGAANLIKAAIDAFGRIDVIVNNAGIAGGWPLLESPNELFERFWRVHLLGSVNVTRAAWPYFIKQGGGRVVNITSEAAMWGMVGQAVYGSAKGAVNGLTKVLALEGAPFNIAVNAIAPAAYTRMQAEVITDPVHSEFARKSMTAELVVPAIVFLAHESAKVNGQIFGAYSGRVGRVITGAVPGYYDANMTVETLRDNWDVAVGGVEDVLIPAELLEAGPLLTEAAMKNRENAPQ; encoded by the coding sequence ATGAGTAAGGAAATTAGCTTCGAAAACAAAGTCATCGTGGTCACAGGCTCAGGCAGGGGGCTGGGCCGTGCCTATGCCGTTGAGTTCGCCCGTCGCGGCGCCAAAGTCGTTATCAACGACTTCGGCGGGTCCCGCGTCGGCGAGGGTTCGTCAACGACGCCTGCCGAAGAAGCGGTAGCGGAGCTCCTCGCATTGGGCGCGGAAGCCGTTGCAAATTATGATGACATTTCACAAGAAGCCGGCGCCGCAAACCTGATCAAGGCGGCAATTGATGCTTTCGGTCGAATTGACGTCATTGTCAATAATGCAGGTATTGCGGGTGGTTGGCCTCTGCTTGAGTCGCCGAACGAACTGTTTGAGCGATTCTGGCGCGTTCACTTGCTGGGTAGTGTCAATGTCACACGCGCAGCCTGGCCGTACTTCATCAAGCAAGGCGGCGGGCGAGTGGTCAACATCACTTCAGAGGCTGCCATGTGGGGCATGGTGGGACAGGCCGTGTACGGCAGTGCCAAAGGCGCGGTCAACGGTTTGACCAAAGTGCTTGCTCTCGAAGGTGCCCCATTCAACATCGCAGTAAACGCCATTGCACCCGCAGCCTACACTCGGATGCAGGCAGAAGTGATCACCGACCCCGTGCACAGCGAGTTCGCGCGAAAGTCGATGACCGCAGAGCTGGTGGTTCCTGCGATCGTTTTCCTTGCGCATGAGTCTGCAAAGGTCAACGGCCAGATCTTCGGTGCTTACTCCGGGCGAGTGGGCCGTGTGATCACCGGCGCCGTCCCAGGCTATTACGACGCGAACATGACGGTCGAAACACTTCGCGACAACTGGGACGTAGCAGTCGGCGGCGTGGAGGATGTTCTCATCCCAGCAGAGCTGCTTGAAGCAGGTCCTCTTCTTACAGAAGCGGCAATGAAAAACCGCGAGAATGCTCCACAGTAA
- a CDS encoding DUF429 domain-containing protein yields MKLVPAVVAHCDWSIADRKRWMAIAVKEESGWSILRPRLVGQTATMLDRLRAAARTSGSVLVGFDFPIGVPEAYGKLTGLSGFREGLSEWGRGSWERWFTVCDESELVDFRQPFYPSRPGGRRLSHLTDGLGLSRHELLRKCERSTDYRAAGCPLFWTLGANQVGKGAISGWQELLIPSQREIALWPFDGALEGLVEQHAIVVCETYPADVYHRLGIARAPRWSKTAAAGRASAGVAIEGWLTAFAGRSETGLVADLHAGFGSGSDAEDRFDAVIGLLGMLDVVDGRHAEGPLLSAAALQWEGWILGQAVGKQGAE; encoded by the coding sequence ATGAAGCTGGTTCCCGCCGTCGTGGCGCATTGTGACTGGAGCATCGCCGACCGAAAGCGATGGATGGCAATAGCGGTCAAAGAAGAATCCGGCTGGTCCATTCTTCGGCCTCGCTTGGTCGGCCAAACCGCGACGATGCTTGATCGCTTGCGCGCTGCTGCGCGGACGTCGGGATCGGTTCTTGTGGGCTTTGACTTCCCTATTGGAGTTCCGGAGGCCTACGGAAAGCTAACCGGTCTGAGCGGATTTCGCGAAGGCCTGAGCGAGTGGGGAAGAGGCAGCTGGGAGCGCTGGTTTACCGTTTGCGATGAGTCAGAGCTGGTTGATTTCCGACAGCCCTTCTATCCGTCCAGGCCGGGCGGACGGCGACTCTCCCATCTCACAGATGGCCTAGGCCTGAGTCGCCATGAGCTCCTTCGAAAGTGCGAGCGTTCCACTGACTACCGGGCAGCTGGCTGTCCGCTGTTTTGGACCTTGGGCGCCAATCAGGTGGGCAAGGGGGCCATCTCCGGCTGGCAGGAGTTGTTGATTCCGTCGCAACGAGAAATTGCGCTCTGGCCGTTCGACGGAGCGCTTGAAGGTTTGGTTGAGCAGCACGCGATCGTGGTCTGTGAGACCTACCCGGCCGATGTCTATCACCGCTTGGGTATCGCCCGTGCGCCGAGATGGAGCAAGACAGCGGCGGCCGGTCGGGCGTCCGCCGGGGTGGCTATCGAGGGCTGGCTGACGGCTTTCGCAGGTCGCTCCGAAACGGGTCTTGTCGCGGATCTCCATGCGGGATTTGGGTCTGGATCTGACGCTGAGGACAGATTCGATGCAGTGATCGGGCTCCTAGGAATGCTTGATGTCGTTGACGGGAGGCATGCAGAGGGACCTCTTCTAAGCGCTGCGGCGTTGCAATGGGAAGGGTGGATCCTCGGCCAAGCAGTAGGCAAGCAGGGCGCCGAGTGA
- the aroD gene encoding type I 3-dehydroquinate dehydratase, whose product MKTITQRAAASILLALPLLAVGAPTAMAAAAAATSAAAAPVTLRHADPFTIRTTVIGEGAPKTIVPTTGANAEQVLAQARIIGANADADLIEFRIDYLDFATDPVRIAALGKQVAVAARNKPMIVTFRTQAEGGSKPITDADYSALYIKLIQAGFIDLLDVEMFRAPDVVVALVTEAHAKGIKVVMSSHDFHKTPPTAEIIARLRRQDQLGADILKIAVMPQSPADVLVLLDATSQMRATYSDKPQLTMSMGGVGAITRLSGEVFGSDLTFGMIGTPSAPGQVDVGQLRKVLDTVHGAVLGK is encoded by the coding sequence ATGAAGACCATCACGCAGCGTGCTGCCGCCTCCATCCTGCTCGCCCTGCCACTACTCGCAGTAGGTGCTCCCACCGCCATGGCAGCCGCAGCAGCAGCCACGAGCGCAGCTGCCGCGCCGGTAACACTGCGCCACGCCGATCCCTTCACCATCCGCACCACGGTGATCGGCGAAGGCGCACCGAAAACTATCGTGCCGACGACCGGTGCAAACGCTGAACAGGTACTGGCACAGGCTCGCATCATCGGCGCGAATGCCGATGCCGATCTCATCGAGTTCCGTATTGACTATCTTGACTTCGCCACCGACCCAGTCCGCATCGCCGCGCTGGGCAAGCAGGTCGCGGTGGCGGCGCGCAACAAGCCGATGATCGTGACCTTCCGCACCCAGGCAGAGGGTGGCAGCAAGCCGATCACCGACGCTGACTACAGCGCGCTTTATATCAAGCTGATCCAAGCCGGTTTCATCGACCTTCTCGATGTGGAGATGTTTCGTGCCCCGGACGTGGTGGTGGCCCTGGTGACCGAGGCACATGCCAAAGGGATCAAGGTGGTCATGTCGAGCCACGACTTCCACAAGACGCCACCGACAGCCGAGATCATCGCGCGCCTGCGCCGTCAGGATCAACTGGGTGCCGACATCCTGAAGATTGCGGTGATGCCTCAGAGTCCTGCCGACGTGCTCGTGCTTCTAGACGCCACTTCTCAGATGCGCGCCACCTATTCAGACAAACCCCAACTGACGATGTCGATGGGCGGAGTGGGCGCCATTACGCGATTGTCTGGCGAAGTGTTCGGCAGCGATCTGACCTTCGGCATGATCGGTACACCATCCGCACCAGGCCAAGTCGACGTCGGCCAGCTGAGGAAGGTGCTCGACACCGTCCACGGGGCAGTGCTAGGTAAGTGA
- a CDS encoding carbohydrate porin, translating into MLASTAFAEHAQAADDLYTGKSMTGDWDGKRSEWAANGVSFRGGFITEAMGVVDGGLDHSARNAFQTQVGVDLDMGKLTDYWGDARFHLTVNDRRGRSTSGELAGNDYMPIQEIYSDQFTRLTELSYDQNFFTGRLNWKAGYYVMGNDFGINQIMTNFVNAALCAHPISLSTSSGWTNWPRPRWATHVTMHPTQEVTVRAGMVLVNTNYNLEKNRWSLHEKGTTGHLYPVEVEWAPGTADRGHYPGHYKIGYYYDTSDKQMIGSRNDQTARRREGGYVMTDQKLTNNAVNGGLSVFAQYTEQSQQTSVMHRWVSAGMVYQGVFHSRPQDRVALGYVRASINRHLLEQQLQQQAQGLITDTDWELNQAEELWELAYTFQVKPWLSLRPDVQYITNPGTFRYRNTDNVLTLGLQAKVNF; encoded by the coding sequence ATGCTTGCGTCCACCGCCTTCGCTGAGCATGCGCAGGCCGCTGACGACCTGTACACCGGCAAGAGCATGACCGGTGACTGGGATGGCAAGCGCAGCGAATGGGCCGCCAATGGCGTGTCCTTCCGCGGTGGCTTCATCACCGAGGCCATGGGCGTGGTCGACGGCGGCCTCGATCACAGCGCACGCAACGCCTTCCAGACCCAAGTCGGTGTCGACCTGGACATGGGCAAGCTCACCGACTATTGGGGCGACGCGCGGTTCCACCTGACCGTCAACGATCGTCGCGGCCGCAGCACCTCTGGCGAACTAGCCGGCAACGACTACATGCCCATCCAGGAGATCTACAGCGACCAGTTCACCCGGCTTACCGAGTTGAGTTATGACCAGAACTTCTTCACCGGCAGGCTCAACTGGAAGGCCGGCTACTATGTGATGGGCAATGATTTTGGCATCAACCAGATAATGACCAACTTCGTGAACGCCGCACTTTGCGCCCATCCCATCTCGCTGTCCACAAGCTCGGGCTGGACCAACTGGCCACGTCCGCGCTGGGCCACACATGTGACCATGCACCCCACGCAGGAAGTGACCGTGCGCGCCGGCATGGTGCTGGTCAACACCAACTACAACCTGGAAAAGAACCGCTGGAGCCTGCATGAAAAGGGCACTACGGGCCACCTGTATCCGGTGGAAGTGGAATGGGCACCGGGCACCGCCGACCGAGGCCATTACCCGGGTCACTACAAGATCGGCTACTACTACGACACCTCAGACAAGCAGATGATCGGCAGCCGCAACGACCAGACCGCACGCCGGCGCGAAGGCGGCTACGTGATGACCGACCAGAAGCTGACCAACAACGCGGTCAACGGCGGCCTAAGCGTCTTCGCACAGTACACCGAACAGTCGCAGCAGACCTCGGTCATGCACCGCTGGGTCTCCGCCGGCATGGTCTACCAGGGGGTGTTCCACAGCCGCCCGCAGGATCGCGTGGCACTGGGTTACGTGCGCGCCTCGATCAACCGCCATTTGCTTGAGCAGCAGCTGCAACAACAAGCCCAAGGCCTGATCACAGACACCGATTGGGAGCTCAACCAGGCGGAAGAGTTGTGGGAGCTCGCCTACACCTTCCAGGTCAAGCCATGGCTGTCGCTGCGGCCCGACGTGCAATACATCACCAACCCCGGCACCTTCCGCTACAGGAACACCGACAACGTGCTCACGCTTGGCCTGCAGGCCAAGGTCAACTTCTGA
- a CDS encoding disulfide bond formation protein B has product MRGPWTRYAFNPLIWSFQQRFLAGLLGCAGVLLYALYTQYFGGLRPCPLCTLQRGAFMALATVYFLGSLHSPRSLAVRGGYIALSVVIALLGAGIATRHIWLQLLPADRVPACGPDLASMLEAWPLLDVLRQVLTGSGECAVVDWTFLGLSMPAWSLLTYLVLALWSVIALRAPSRRRS; this is encoded by the coding sequence ATGCGCGGCCCGTGGACCCGTTACGCCTTCAATCCGCTGATATGGAGCTTCCAGCAGCGGTTCTTGGCCGGCCTACTCGGTTGTGCCGGGGTGCTGCTGTACGCCTTGTACACGCAATATTTTGGCGGACTGAGGCCCTGCCCGTTGTGCACCCTACAGCGCGGCGCGTTCATGGCGCTGGCCACCGTGTACTTCCTGGGCAGCCTGCATTCGCCGCGTTCCTTAGCAGTACGCGGCGGCTACATCGCCCTGAGCGTGGTCATCGCCCTGCTCGGTGCAGGTATTGCCACCCGGCATATATGGCTGCAATTGCTGCCGGCTGACCGAGTGCCCGCATGCGGTCCTGACCTGGCCAGCATGCTCGAGGCTTGGCCACTGCTCGATGTGCTCCGCCAAGTCCTCACCGGCTCAGGCGAATGTGCGGTGGTGGACTGGACCTTCTTGGGGCTGTCGATGCCTGCCTGGAGCCTGCTCACCTACCTGGTCCTAGCGCTGTGGAGTGTTATCGCGCTGCGCGCGCCGTCGCGCCGCCGCAGCTGA
- a CDS encoding NosD domain-containing protein, producing the protein MSITPTCSLLALALLATPAFAQSLAGPALPRGAQTVLKVTSYADDGSDGTLRWALERNNANPGHYRIELSAIGAGPYIIKPTRELPPIKGPVVIENVDWARNGTYVAIDGSAYVVGPGTRACPGAVEGQYGTNVRTTTKPGLILRDTEAVEIRGLEISNFCIGILVNRASGNLIHDNRIVGNKGGAGIMVTADDGKGNSTATTTLHNRILRNRFINNGDAMEMTRGAAFNLVADNFITSNDKDNEEPSQGLEILWGNDNVVVHNHWENLSDGVQLNWGNRNYISGNTFTGISSAVTLSGTGNIVDGNTMIGNRVAVSVRPQAEPGADAAPGRNRVTGPAVNTISANVMIDNGKDIRRCFAGGSCLPDLKGAIVFNVPGLEHGKFIGNRGGGVEGDPSKLETICALDGQVDGCEPSPNHGQAAPTLLSTLGASNGGIGVRGEFQGIPDSLYRVELFANSKAGMTEAERYLGFIQVPVDAKGHASFVFPLASVDAGKAANVTATVTTADGATSPLSAPLKLRR; encoded by the coding sequence ATGAGCATCACCCCCACCTGTTCACTGCTCGCACTGGCCCTGCTGGCCACCCCTGCCTTTGCCCAGAGCCTTGCCGGCCCGGCCCTGCCGCGCGGCGCCCAGACGGTGCTGAAGGTCACCAGCTACGCCGATGATGGCAGTGACGGCACCCTGCGCTGGGCGCTGGAGCGTAACAACGCCAACCCCGGGCACTACCGCATTGAGCTCAGCGCTATCGGCGCCGGCCCGTACATCATCAAGCCCACCCGCGAGCTTCCGCCCATCAAAGGCCCGGTGGTCATTGAGAATGTGGACTGGGCGCGCAATGGCACCTATGTGGCCATCGACGGTTCGGCCTACGTGGTCGGCCCGGGCACCCGGGCCTGCCCGGGTGCGGTGGAAGGCCAGTACGGCACCAACGTGCGCACTACCACCAAGCCGGGCCTGATCCTGCGCGACACCGAAGCGGTGGAGATCCGCGGGCTGGAGATCAGCAATTTCTGCATTGGCATCCTGGTCAACCGCGCCAGCGGCAACCTCATTCATGACAACCGCATCGTCGGCAACAAGGGCGGCGCCGGCATCATGGTCACTGCAGACGACGGCAAGGGCAATTCCACCGCCACCACCACGCTGCACAACCGCATCCTGCGCAACCGCTTCATCAACAACGGCGATGCCATGGAAATGACCCGCGGCGCCGCCTTTAACTTGGTTGCCGACAACTTCATCACCAGCAACGACAAGGACAACGAAGAGCCGTCGCAGGGCCTGGAAATCCTGTGGGGTAACGACAACGTGGTGGTACACAACCACTGGGAAAACCTGTCCGACGGCGTGCAGCTCAACTGGGGCAACCGCAACTACATCTCCGGCAACACGTTCACCGGCATCTCCTCGGCGGTGACGCTCAGCGGCACCGGCAATATCGTCGACGGCAACACTATGATCGGAAACCGCGTCGCGGTGTCGGTGCGCCCGCAGGCAGAGCCCGGCGCGGACGCTGCACCCGGTCGCAACCGAGTGACCGGTCCTGCAGTCAACACCATCAGTGCCAACGTGATGATCGACAACGGCAAAGACATCCGCCGCTGCTTCGCCGGTGGCTCCTGCCTGCCGGACCTCAAAGGGGCCATCGTGTTCAACGTGCCGGGGCTGGAGCACGGCAAATTCATCGGCAACCGGGGCGGCGGCGTAGAAGGTGATCCGTCCAAGCTGGAGACCATCTGCGCGCTCGACGGCCAGGTCGATGGCTGCGAGCCCTCGCCCAATCACGGCCAAGCCGCGCCGACCCTGCTCTCCACGCTGGGAGCCAGCAACGGTGGCATCGGCGTGCGTGGCGAGTTCCAAGGCATTCCAGATAGCCTGTACCGGGTGGAGCTGTTCGCCAACAGCAAGGCCGGCATGACCGAGGCCGAGCGCTACCTGGGCTTCATCCAGGTCCCGGTGGACGCCAAGGGCCACGCCAGCTTCGTGTTCCCGTTGGCATCGGTAGATGCCGGCAAGGCAGCCAACGTGACTGCCACGGTGACCACCGCAGACGGCGCCACCTCCCCCCTCAGCGCCCCGCTGAAGCTGCGCCGCTAA
- a CDS encoding pyridoxamine 5'-phosphate oxidase family protein, which translates to MNPLPALLVEFLHSHSVLALATSYDDIPWSASAFYAFDEEQTRLLLLSSLDTRHGEMLSINPQAAGTITDQFSDIQQIHGLQYTGTAKHLDTPADAAPALELYYRRFPQAHGMTAPVWEIRLLHLKFTDNRVGFGSKTLWSRHDKSADRVLSRAPSRCDHFVSPRNAR; encoded by the coding sequence ATGAACCCGCTTCCCGCGCTTCTGGTCGAGTTCCTGCACAGCCACAGCGTCCTTGCGCTGGCTACCAGCTACGACGACATCCCCTGGTCGGCCAGCGCCTTCTACGCATTTGATGAAGAGCAGACCCGGCTGCTGCTACTGAGCTCACTCGACACCCGCCACGGTGAAATGCTCTCCATCAACCCCCAAGCGGCCGGCACGATCACCGACCAGTTCAGCGACATCCAGCAGATCCACGGGCTGCAATACACCGGCACCGCCAAGCACCTGGATACCCCAGCTGACGCCGCTCCCGCGCTGGAACTGTATTACCGGCGATTCCCCCAGGCGCACGGCATGACCGCGCCGGTCTGGGAGATTCGCCTACTGCATCTGAAGTTCACCGACAACCGCGTGGGCTTCGGCTCCAAGACCCTGTGGAGCCGGCATGACAAGAGCGCTGACCGCGTTCTGAGCCGTGCCCCCTCCCGGTGTGACCACTTCGTCTCTCCAAGGAATGCAAGATGA
- a CDS encoding DUF554 domain-containing protein, with amino-acid sequence MIVGPYINGAAVLIGALTGAALAQRMPERLRSAMPLTFGVASMAMGVILINRAAHMPVMVLAGILGALIGELVFLERGIGKVGGFARALVEKVVPAKAGGLSQDEFLEKFVAILVLFCASGTGIFGSMNEGMTGDSSILIAKSFLDLFTAAIFATTLGYAVATIAVPQLVIQLSLAFGAVLILPLTTSAMIADFSAVGGLLMLATGFRICGIKVFPVANMLPALLLAMPISAFWSHFF; translated from the coding sequence ATGATCGTTGGCCCGTACATCAATGGCGCCGCTGTACTGATCGGCGCGCTGACCGGCGCGGCGCTAGCGCAACGCATGCCGGAACGGCTGCGCAGTGCCATGCCACTCACCTTCGGCGTTGCCTCGATGGCCATGGGCGTGATCCTGATCAACCGTGCGGCGCACATGCCGGTGATGGTGTTGGCAGGTATCCTCGGCGCCCTGATCGGAGAACTGGTCTTCCTGGAGCGCGGCATCGGCAAGGTCGGGGGCTTCGCCCGCGCCCTGGTTGAAAAGGTGGTGCCGGCCAAGGCTGGCGGCCTGTCCCAGGATGAGTTTCTGGAGAAGTTCGTCGCCATCCTGGTGCTGTTCTGCGCGAGCGGCACCGGCATCTTCGGCTCGATGAACGAAGGCATGACCGGCGACTCCTCGATCCTGATCGCCAAGTCGTTCCTGGATCTGTTCACCGCCGCCATCTTCGCCACCACGCTTGGCTATGCGGTGGCCACCATTGCGGTGCCGCAGCTGGTGATTCAGCTGAGCCTGGCCTTCGGTGCGGTGCTGATCCTGCCGCTGACCACGTCGGCGATGATTGCGGACTTTTCTGCGGTGGGCGGCCTGCTGATGCTTGCCACCGGCTTCCGCATCTGCGGCATCAAGGTCTTCCCGGTCGCCAACATGCTGCCCGCGCTGCTGCTGGCCATGCCGATCTCGGCCTTCTGGTCTCACTTTTTCTAG
- a CDS encoding UbiX family flavin prenyltransferase, with the protein MQKPRVIVGISGATGFQYGVKALQLLRELGVETHLVMSKAAGLTRQHETAFDRDQVEQLADVSYPAGAVGAAIASGSFRTLGMIVAPCSMRTLGAIASGVTDTLLTRAADVVLKERRRLVLMTRETPLHLGHIRNMATVTEYGAIVFPPVPSLYAGPQTIEDMIAHSAARAIGLLGLDHPSLPRWGETLPATLAEGERT; encoded by the coding sequence ATGCAGAAGCCAAGAGTAATCGTCGGCATCAGCGGTGCCACGGGCTTCCAGTATGGCGTCAAAGCGCTCCAGCTCCTCCGGGAGCTGGGCGTGGAGACCCATCTGGTGATGTCCAAAGCGGCCGGCCTGACCAGGCAGCATGAAACCGCGTTCGACCGCGATCAGGTCGAACAACTGGCCGATGTCAGCTACCCGGCAGGAGCGGTCGGGGCAGCGATTGCCAGCGGCTCGTTCCGCACGCTGGGCATGATTGTGGCGCCCTGCTCGATGCGCACGCTGGGCGCCATCGCCAGCGGCGTCACCGACACCCTGCTCACCCGCGCCGCCGACGTGGTGCTGAAAGAGCGCCGCCGGCTCGTGCTGATGACCCGGGAGACCCCCTTGCATCTGGGCCACATCCGCAACATGGCCACGGTCACGGAGTATGGCGCCATCGTGTTTCCGCCGGTGCCTTCTCTGTACGCCGGCCCGCAGACCATCGAGGACATGATCGCGCACAGCGCGGCACGCGCCATCGGCTTGCTCGGCTTGGATCATCCCTCCCTGCCGCGCTGGGGTGAAACCCTGCCGGCCACGCTGGCCGAAGGAGAACGCACATGA
- a CDS encoding UbiD family decarboxylase yields MRKTLPSNVDVHDLRSALALLQTYDGEYIETNEPVDPEAELSGVYRYVGAGGTVQRPTRVGPAMMFNKVKGYPDVRVLIGLLASRQRVARMFGVPKEKLGFLLRDSVDNAIAPIVIPREKAVCQEVVHLATDPGFDLRTLLPAPKNTPEDAGPYFTLGMCYAADPETGEHDVTIHRLCVQGKDEISMYFVPGRHLDQFRIKAEQAGKPLPITISIGVDPAIEIGACFEPPTTPLGFDELSIAGGLRGRAVELVEGVAVGARAIANAEIVIEGELVPNYRVREDQNTNTGKAMPEFPGYTGEAKMEVPVIKVKAITHRRDPILQTCIGPSDEHTNMAGIPTEASILQLVERALPGFVQNVHCPSPGTGKYVAVLQVKKRSGQDEGRQRQAALLAFAAFSELKHVFLVDEDVDLFDMNDVVWAMTTRYQGDVSTVFIPGVRCHPLDPSQDPAFSPSIRDHGITCKAIFDCTVPYKLKANFQRSQFMDVDVSRFIPGFVK; encoded by the coding sequence ATGAGAAAGACCCTCCCCAGCAACGTTGACGTGCATGACCTGCGCTCGGCACTGGCGCTGCTGCAGACGTACGACGGCGAATACATCGAAACCAACGAGCCGGTCGATCCGGAAGCCGAGCTTTCCGGGGTTTACCGCTACGTCGGCGCCGGCGGCACCGTGCAACGACCGACCCGGGTTGGGCCGGCCATGATGTTCAACAAGGTCAAGGGCTACCCGGACGTTCGCGTGCTGATCGGCCTGCTGGCCTCGCGCCAGCGCGTGGCCCGCATGTTCGGCGTGCCGAAAGAGAAACTTGGCTTCCTGCTGCGTGATTCGGTCGACAACGCGATCGCCCCGATCGTCATCCCTCGAGAGAAGGCGGTCTGCCAAGAAGTGGTGCATCTCGCCACGGACCCGGGCTTCGACCTGCGCACGCTGCTGCCCGCGCCGAAGAACACCCCAGAAGATGCCGGCCCGTACTTCACATTGGGCATGTGTTACGCGGCCGATCCGGAAACCGGCGAACACGACGTCACCATCCATCGCCTGTGCGTGCAGGGCAAGGATGAGATCTCCATGTATTTTGTGCCGGGCCGTCACCTCGACCAGTTCCGCATCAAGGCCGAGCAGGCCGGCAAGCCGCTTCCGATCACTATCAGCATCGGTGTGGACCCGGCCATCGAGATCGGCGCGTGCTTTGAGCCGCCGACCACCCCGCTTGGCTTTGACGAGCTGTCCATCGCCGGTGGCCTCCGCGGCCGCGCAGTGGAACTTGTAGAAGGCGTGGCCGTGGGCGCACGGGCGATTGCCAATGCGGAAATCGTCATCGAGGGCGAACTGGTGCCGAACTACCGCGTGCGTGAGGACCAGAACACCAATACGGGCAAGGCCATGCCCGAGTTCCCCGGCTACACCGGTGAAGCCAAGATGGAGGTCCCGGTGATCAAGGTTAAGGCCATCACGCATCGCCGCGATCCGATCTTGCAGACCTGCATCGGGCCGAGCGACGAACACACCAATATGGCCGGCATCCCGACCGAGGCCAGCATCCTGCAATTGGTGGAACGTGCCCTGCCCGGCTTTGTGCAGAACGTGCATTGCCCCTCACCAGGGACCGGCAAGTACGTTGCTGTGCTGCAAGTGAAGAAGCGCAGTGGCCAGGATGAAGGCCGCCAGCGGCAGGCCGCACTTCTTGCGTTTGCCGCCTTCTCCGAACTGAAGCATGTCTTCCTTGTTGACGAAGACGTGGATCTGTTCGACATGAACGATGTGGTCTGGGCGATGACCACCCGCTACCAGGGTGACGTCAGCACGGTCTTTATTCCCGGTGTGCGCTGCCATCCGCTGGATCCTTCGCAGGACCCCGCCTTCAGCCCATCCATTCGCGATCACGGGATCACCTGCAAGGCGATCTTCGACTGCACGGTGCCCTACAAGCTGAAGGCCAACTTCCAGCGATCGCAGTTCATGGATGTGGATGTGAGCCGCTTCATTCCCGGCTTCGTCAAGTAA